Part of the Flavobacterium alkalisoli genome is shown below.
TTGTATAGGAGCCTGATTCTCGTCAAGAACATATCCGCATATAAATTCTTCGCTTACAGGTTTATATATGCTTATATAGTTTCCTGCCTGTTTAAAGCTAAGGCCTGTTTCTTTCTTTATGTAAGAGATTTTTTCGGCTAAGTTTTTTTTGCTTTCAGGAGGTACAATCTTTATGGGAGATACATCCTCATTAAGATAGCTGAACTTTACATTATGCTGTTCCTCAATCTGTACCAGTACGGTTTTTAAAGGCAAAAGGTTTTCAGTGTCCTGAGAGTAGGCTGCCCGGACGAAAAAAAAAAATAATGTAAAGAAAAAAAACAGCTTTTGTTTTAATATCATTCTGCCGATAAAATAACGGTGCCCTTACCTGTTTTTTCAGCTTTTAAATGATACTTTTCTGTGAAAAAGCTAAGTGTTGTTTCAAGGTCATTCATAGGCAGGGTACCTTCAAATTTGCTTTTAGCGGAAAAGGATACGTTTTTATCCAGCTGAATTGAAACTGCAAAATGCCTTTCGATCTCTTTAATTACGTTTTCAGGTTTTTCGGCTGTAAAAGTAATTTCATTATTAATCCATCCCGGCTGTGCAGCTTTGGTTTCAGGGATTTCAATTTCCTCTCCTTCCTCAAAGGTAACACTTTCACCCGGAGTAAGGAATACTTCCTCTGTTTTATAAGTAACTTTAACCTTACCCTCAAAGCAGGTAACGTCAAAACGATTATCTCTGGCTTTTACATTAAACTGTGTACCTACTACAGTAACAGTTCCAAGCGGGGTGTTTACATCAAAAGTTTTTCCTTTTGCAACTTTAAAAAAGGCTTCGCCCTTAAGTTCAACACTACGTTTCTTATTCCAGTTCCATGATTTATATTCAGCTTCAGAGTCTGAATTAAGTACAACTTTAGAGTTGTCAGGAAGTAAAAATTCTGTTTTTTCACCAGCTGCTGCTATTTCTGTAGTAGTGTGGTTTGTATTGTAAAAGAAAGTAAAACAAAGTGCTATTATTAAAACTGCAGCAATGCGAACAAGCCATGGCCTGTGCAGGCGTATAACTTTAGGTTCGGCAGCTTTAGCTTTGTTGTTTCTGTTTGCTGTTATATTGTTATAAATAGCATCTGTATCTGTCTCCGGTGCTTCCAGCTGAGCAGAATAATCGGCTATCTTTTTGTAAGTTTCAAATTCCGGCAATGATTCAAATTCCCTTAGCTCCTTTTCATCCATCTCTCCGGCAAGCCACTTCGCTAATTTATTATCGTCTTTCATTGTTTTGTTCGTTTCTTTGCTTTATAAACAGTTATTATTCAAAATACCCTACCTGAAATTGTCAATTTCTTTTCTAAGCTCAACTAAGGCTCCGTGAATTCTTTTTTCCACAGCCTTAACGCTTATGTCTAGCATTTCGGCAATTTCATAATATTTCTTTCCGTCAATACGATGAAGGAGGAATGCGGTTCTTTGTGCTTCCGATAGTTTTGCTATGGCATTTTGCAGTTTTACCTTAAACTGATTCTCTTCCATAATAAATTCCGGACTTTCTGATGACGAGTTGGAACCATTATGCTTTTTTGCATATTCCAAAACCACTTTTTGGTGAGCTATTTGGTTTAAGGTAGTATTATTGGCAACGGTGTAAATAAACGACTTGGCTTTTTCTACAGGTACATTGGCACAGTTTTCCCAAAGCTTTATAAAAGCTTCCTGGGTTACGTCTTCTGCCTGCTCTTCATTGCCAAACTTGTAAAACAGGTAGTTTTTTAATGTTTTTACGTGGGCTTTAAAGAAACTGGAAAACAGAAGTTCTTCGCAGATATTATTATTGGAGTTGTTTTTCATTTTCGGAGTACAATGTCTTTGTGAAATTATAAAAAAAAAGCAAACCAGGTAGGGAATTTTGTCCTTTAACTGTTTTACTATCCGAAAACGGTAATAACATTTATGAAGCTCGACAAAGCAAAAATATATATTTTTTTTATTCTCATAACATTATTTCTGTTTTCCTGTCAAAGTGAGGAAAATGTTGTTTTGCAGGATGATACCGAGAATCTTATTTCAGGTTCGCAATTGGTAGATAAAATGCTGCAGTTAACACAAAATCCGGTATGGGCAGATAATATAATTGACAGTACTGATTGTTTTTCGGTAAAGCTTCCTGTAAATGTTCTGGTTAACGGGCAGGAATTGCACATTGCCGAGATTTCTGATTTTATTTCGGTTGAGGATATTTTCAACGAATCACAACAGGATGTAGACATGGTGCAGGTTGAATTGCCTGCAACTGTTGTTTATGCAGACTATACCCAAAGCCAGATTTTAACACAGGAAGATTGGGATTTAGCGTCAGAGTGCGTTAATACTGCTTCTACAGGCTTAAAGTGTTTGCGTTTTGTTTATCCGTTGTCGGTAAATATCTATGACACAATTTATCAGGTTGCTGATGTACAGGTAATGGATGATGATATGGAATTTTATGGGTTTTTGAATAATCTTAATGAAAATGTCCTGTCTGCTATTGCTTATCCTGTTGTTGTGGTTAAACCAGATGGTGAAGAAGTGGACTGTAATAATAATAATGAACTATTGAGTGTATTAAGTATGTTTTATGAATGTGACTAATAATTATATCTGAATAATTTGGTATTTTTATAAGAAACACGCAAACAATAACTTAAACTACTTAATTATGAAAAAACACGTTCTTAAATTAATGTTGGCATGCACTTTGATAATATCTGCAGCAGCATGTAGTTCTGATGATGATAACTCATCTGTGAACAATGATTTGTCTGAAATTATTAGTATGGCACAGTCCGGCTCATGGAAGATATCTTCTTATGTAGATTCAGGTAACGATGAGACGAACCATTTTACAGGGTATAATTTTACTTTTGGAAGCGGGGGAGTACTTACTGCAACAAACGGAGATGCTACTTATACCGGAACATGGTCGGTTACTAATGATGATGACAGTAATGATGATAACCCAAGCGGTGATGTAGATTTTAATATTGCATTTACCTCTCCGGCTGATTTTGCCGATCTTACAGATGACTGGCATATTGTGCAGGTTACCGCTACAACCATAAGCCTTATAGATGTAAGCGGAGGTAACGGAGGAACAGATACTTTGGTGTTTGTTAAGAACAATTAAAACAATTTCCTTTTGCAACGATGTTGTGGAGGAATAACAATAGATGAAAAAGAAAACTACTTATTTCTTGGATAAACAGGAAGCGAAAATTTTTGAATTGCTATGAAGATCTAAAGCTTACGTTTATCGATTAAAAAACCAGTCTTTTACAGACTGGTTTTTTTTATGAAAAATATTAATAAACAGGGTAGGGTATAAATCAATATAACTGTTTTACTATCAAACCGATTAACAGATGCAATAAATTAATCGTAAAGTTTGTGTTTTTTTTTAATATTCAAGTTTTTTCCTCAAGAAAACCGGTTTCTCATAAAGACCGGTTTTTTTATGCCTGTAAATCTGTAACTTCAAAATCAAATTCTTAAATTTGCACCTCATAAAACAGAACCGTAAATTATGTTTGATAATTTAAGCGATAAATTAGATAAAGCCTTTCATATCTTAAAAGGGCACGGAAAGATTACTGAAGTAAACGTAGCAGATACCCTTAAAGAAGTAAGAAGGGCATTACTTGATGCCGACGTTAACTTTAAGATAGCTAAAGATTTTACCACTAAGGTTAAGGAAAAAGCTATTGGTGAAAATGTATTGACTACATTACAGCCGGGCCAGTTAATGGTTAAGCTTGTTAAAGATGAGCTTACCGAATTAATGGGTGGCGATGTAGCAGGGGTAAACCTTTCAGGTAATCCGTCAATTATATTAATGTCAGGTTTACAGGGTTCGGGTAAAACCACTTTTTCCGGTAAACTTGCCAATTTCCTTAAAACTAAAAAGAATAAAAAACCTTTACTTGTAGCGTGTGATATTTACCGTCCTGCGGCTATCAATCAGCTTCATGTAGTAGGTGAACAGATAGGTGTAGAGGTATACTCTGAAGAAGGAAACAAAAATCCGGTTGAAATTGCTCAAAATGCTATTAAGCATGCTAAGGCAAACGGATTTAATGTTGTAATTGTCGATACTGCCGGTCGTCTTGCTGTAGATGAGGAGATGATGAACGAGATAGCAAATGTTCATAAGGCTATAGAGCCGCATGAAACGCTATTTGTTGTAGATTCCATGACTGGACAGGATGCTGTAAATACAGCTAAGGCTTTTAACGACAGATTAAACTTTGACGGTGTTATACTAACCAAACTGGATGGTGATACCCGTGGTGGTGCCGCTATTTCAATCAAATCGGTAGTTAACAAGCCAATCAAGTTTATAGGTACGGGTGAGAAGATGGAAGCGATTGATGTTTTCTATCCTTCACGTATGGCCGACCGTATTCTTGGTATGGGAGACGTTGTGTCGTTAGTAGAAAGGGCACAGGAGCAGTATGATGAGGAAGAGGCAAGAAAGCTTCA
Proteins encoded:
- a CDS encoding FecR family protein — encoded protein: MKDDNKLAKWLAGEMDEKELREFESLPEFETYKKIADYSAQLEAPETDTDAIYNNITANRNNKAKAAEPKVIRLHRPWLVRIAAVLIIALCFTFFYNTNHTTTEIAAAGEKTEFLLPDNSKVVLNSDSEAEYKSWNWNKKRSVELKGEAFFKVAKGKTFDVNTPLGTVTVVGTQFNVKARDNRFDVTCFEGKVKVTYKTEEVFLTPGESVTFEEGEEIEIPETKAAQPGWINNEITFTAEKPENVIKEIERHFAVSIQLDKNVSFSAKSKFEGTLPMNDLETTLSFFTEKYHLKAEKTGKGTVILSAE
- a CDS encoding RNA polymerase sigma factor, whose product is MKNNSNNNICEELLFSSFFKAHVKTLKNYLFYKFGNEEQAEDVTQEAFIKLWENCANVPVEKAKSFIYTVANNTTLNQIAHQKVVLEYAKKHNGSNSSSESPEFIMEENQFKVKLQNAIAKLSEAQRTAFLLHRIDGKKYYEIAEMLDISVKAVEKRIHGALVELRKEIDNFR
- the ffh gene encoding signal recognition particle protein, producing the protein MFDNLSDKLDKAFHILKGHGKITEVNVADTLKEVRRALLDADVNFKIAKDFTTKVKEKAIGENVLTTLQPGQLMVKLVKDELTELMGGDVAGVNLSGNPSIILMSGLQGSGKTTFSGKLANFLKTKKNKKPLLVACDIYRPAAINQLHVVGEQIGVEVYSEEGNKNPVEIAQNAIKHAKANGFNVVIVDTAGRLAVDEEMMNEIANVHKAIEPHETLFVVDSMTGQDAVNTAKAFNDRLNFDGVILTKLDGDTRGGAAISIKSVVNKPIKFIGTGEKMEAIDVFYPSRMADRILGMGDVVSLVERAQEQYDEEEARKLQKKIAKNEFGFDDFLSQIQQVKKMGNMKDLIGMIPGAGKALKDVEIEDDAFKHIEAIIHSMTPGERSKPSVLDAKRKNRIAKGSGTSIQQVNQLLKQFDQMSKMMKMMQGGAGKNMMRMMGGMKGMRP